One Actinoplanes missouriensis 431 DNA segment encodes these proteins:
- a CDS encoding dihydrofolate reductase family protein, whose product MAKTQYYTATSIDGFIADKSNSLDWLFEVDEGTANPFGEFFAGVGAFAMGATTYEWVLKNDNLLEEPENWHDMYGDVPCWVFTHRDLPPVPDANVFMISGDVRRVHEAMVVAAQGKNVWLAGGGNLVSQFVDHGLLDEIILGIAPAILGDGAPLLRRKLLVDDLILTGVREVGQFAYLTYAVGDVARLGRHLAAEAVTRIPSLG is encoded by the coding sequence ATGGCGAAGACGCAGTACTACACCGCCACCAGCATCGACGGCTTCATCGCCGACAAGAGCAACTCGCTGGACTGGCTCTTCGAGGTTGACGAGGGCACCGCCAACCCGTTCGGCGAGTTCTTCGCCGGCGTCGGCGCGTTCGCCATGGGCGCGACCACCTACGAGTGGGTGCTGAAGAACGACAACCTGCTCGAGGAGCCGGAGAACTGGCACGACATGTACGGCGACGTGCCGTGCTGGGTCTTCACCCACCGTGACCTGCCGCCCGTGCCGGACGCCAACGTCTTCATGATCAGTGGCGACGTCCGCCGCGTCCACGAGGCGATGGTGGTGGCCGCCCAGGGCAAGAACGTCTGGCTGGCCGGCGGCGGCAACCTGGTCAGCCAGTTCGTCGACCACGGCCTCCTCGACGAGATCATCCTCGGCATAGCCCCGGCGATCCTCGGCGACGGCGCCCCGCTGCTACGCCGCAAGCTGCTTGTCGACGACCTGATCCTCACCGGGGTGCGGGAGGTGGGCCAGTTCGCCTACCTGACCTATGCGGTCGGCGATGTGGCGCGCCTGGGTCGTCACTTGGCAGCGGAGGCAGTGACCCGAATCCCGTCCTTAGGCTGA
- a CDS encoding dihydrofolate reductase family protein produces MKTQYYTATTIDGFIADEHNSLDWLFEVDEGGENPFAEFFAGIGAFAMGSTTYEWILAHEDALEHPKKWIEPYGDTPAWIFSSRELPAIPGANLHFVRGDVAPVHAEMVTAAQGKNIWLVGGGELVARFADEGLLDEVILGVAPVSLGKGAPVLPRRITSSRFTLTGARPIGQFAYLTYDVSKPS; encoded by the coding sequence ATGAAGACGCAGTACTACACCGCGACCACGATCGACGGCTTCATCGCTGACGAGCACAACTCGCTGGACTGGCTCTTCGAGGTCGACGAGGGCGGGGAGAACCCGTTCGCCGAGTTCTTCGCCGGCATCGGCGCGTTCGCGATGGGCTCCACCACCTACGAGTGGATCCTCGCCCACGAGGACGCGCTCGAGCATCCGAAGAAATGGATCGAGCCCTACGGCGACACTCCCGCCTGGATCTTCAGTTCACGCGAGCTTCCGGCCATCCCCGGAGCAAACCTTCATTTTGTACGGGGGGATGTGGCGCCCGTGCACGCCGAGATGGTGACGGCGGCCCAGGGGAAGAACATCTGGCTGGTCGGCGGCGGCGAGCTGGTCGCCCGGTTCGCCGACGAGGGCCTGCTCGACGAGGTGATCCTCGGGGTCGCCCCGGTGAGTCTCGGCAAGGGCGCGCCGGTGCTGCCCCGGCGCATCACGTCGTCCCGCTTCACGCTGACCGGGGCGCGGCCGATCGGCCAGTTCGCCTACCTCACCTATGACGTGTCCAAGCCCAGCTGA